In one window of Pseudooceanicola aestuarii DNA:
- the dgcA gene encoding N-acetyl-D-Glu racemase DgcA: MEIEITRDVFRLAQVFRISRGAREAAEVLTVRLRDGAHEGWGECVPYARYGETLDSVTAQIEALGGVTDRAALQAALPGGAARNALDCALWDLEAKRAGKRAWELAGLKVPGPEITAFTLSLDTPEVMEREAAKHAHRPLLKIKLGTPDDMARLEAVRRGAPEARIIVDANEGWSAEIYAELAPHLVRLGVALVEQPLPAGDDAALEGMDRPVPVCADESCHDRDSLPGLKGKYDVVNIKLDKTGGLTEALALRDAALEQGFRVMVGCMVGSSLAMAPAVLVAQGAMITDLDGPLLLAEDRDVPLTFDAQGVHPAPAALWG; this comes from the coding sequence GTGGAAATCGAGATCACGCGGGATGTGTTTCGGCTGGCGCAGGTGTTCCGCATCAGCCGTGGCGCGCGGGAGGCGGCAGAAGTTCTGACGGTGCGGCTGCGCGACGGGGCCCATGAAGGCTGGGGCGAATGCGTGCCCTATGCGCGCTATGGCGAAACTCTGGACAGCGTGACCGCGCAGATCGAGGCCCTGGGCGGCGTGACCGACCGTGCGGCCTTGCAGGCGGCGCTGCCCGGAGGCGCGGCGCGCAACGCGCTGGATTGCGCCCTGTGGGACCTGGAGGCCAAGCGCGCCGGTAAACGCGCCTGGGAACTGGCCGGGCTGAAGGTGCCGGGGCCGGAGATCACGGCCTTTACCCTGTCGCTCGACACGCCGGAGGTGATGGAGCGGGAGGCGGCCAAACATGCCCATCGCCCGCTGCTGAAGATTAAACTTGGCACCCCGGACGACATGGCCCGGCTGGAAGCCGTGCGCCGCGGCGCGCCGGAGGCCCGCATCATCGTCGATGCCAATGAGGGGTGGAGCGCGGAAATCTACGCCGAGCTGGCCCCCCACCTGGTGCGGCTGGGCGTCGCCCTGGTGGAGCAGCCCCTGCCCGCCGGTGACGATGCCGCGTTGGAGGGCATGGACCGCCCCGTGCCGGTCTGCGCCGACGAAAGCTGCCATGACCGCGACAGCCTGCCCGGCCTGAAGGGCAAATATGACGTGGTGAACATCAAGCTGGACAAGACCGGCGGCCTGACCGAGGCGCTGGCCCTGCGGGATGCGGCGCTGGAACAGGGGTTCCGCGTCATGGTGGGCTGCATGGTCGGCTCCTCCCTGGCGATGGCGCCTGCCGTGCTGGTGGCGCAGGGCGCGATGATCACCGATCTGGACGGCCCGCTGCTGCTGGCCGAGGACCGGGACGTGCCGCTGACCTTCGACGCGCAAGGCGTACACCCCGCCCCTGCCGCGCTGTGGGGCTAA
- a CDS encoding D-amino-acid transaminase, with amino-acid sequence MSRIVYVNGEYLPEEEAKISIFDRGFLMADGVYEVTSVLDGKLIDFDGHAQRLARSLSELDMGAPATPEELLEIHRELVARNDIGDGMIYLQVTRGSAGDRDFAFPDPEKVTPSLVMFTQSKPGMADTPAAKTGIKVISIDDIRWGRRDIKTVQLLYPSMGKMMAKAAGVDDAWMVEDGVVTEGTSNNAYIVKGGKIITRALSNEILHGITRAAVLRFAQEAQMEVEERNFSIAEAQEADEAFITSASTFVMPVVEVDGTSIGSGAPGPVAARLREIYLDESRKAAI; translated from the coding sequence ATGAGCCGCATCGTCTACGTGAACGGGGAATACCTGCCGGAGGAAGAGGCGAAGATCTCGATCTTCGACCGGGGGTTCCTGATGGCCGATGGCGTCTACGAGGTGACCAGCGTGCTGGACGGCAAGCTGATCGATTTCGACGGCCATGCCCAGCGGTTGGCGCGGTCGCTGTCGGAACTCGACATGGGCGCCCCCGCCACCCCGGAGGAGCTGCTGGAGATCCACCGCGAGTTGGTGGCCCGCAATGACATCGGCGACGGCATGATCTACCTGCAAGTCACGCGCGGCTCGGCGGGCGATCGCGACTTTGCCTTTCCCGACCCGGAAAAAGTGACGCCGAGCCTGGTGATGTTTACCCAATCGAAACCCGGCATGGCCGATACTCCGGCGGCAAAGACGGGGATCAAGGTGATTTCCATCGACGACATCCGCTGGGGTCGGCGCGATATCAAGACGGTGCAACTGCTGTACCCGTCCATGGGCAAGATGATGGCCAAGGCCGCCGGGGTCGATGACGCCTGGATGGTGGAAGACGGCGTCGTGACGGAGGGGACGTCGAACAACGCCTATATCGTCAAGGGCGGGAAGATCATCACCCGCGCCCTGTCCAACGAGATCCTGCACGGGATCACCCGTGCGGCTGTCCTGCGCTTTGCCCAGGAGGCCCAGATGGAGGTCGAGGAGCGGAATTTTTCCATTGCCGAGGCTCAGGAGGCGGATGAGGCGTTCATCACCTCCGCCTCCACCTTCGTCATGCCCGTGGTGGAGGTTGACGGCACCAGCATCGGGTCCGGCGCGCCGGGACCGGTCGCCGCGCGCCTTCGGGAAATCTACCTGGACGAAAGCCGCAAGGCCGCGATCTGA